The window TCGGACACGTCCCGAAGCCTGACGGCGCGGTCTTGCAGGAACCCGATGGCACCGACATGCGCGGGTGCCTGGAGCGCTTTCCAAGCGGACGGACTCATCCGCCGACAAGGAATCGCTCCAGATTCGACGCTTTGAGCATCTCCTCCGTTCAGATCGGCTCGATCTGAACGGGAAACGCATAAGCGACCTCACCTCCGTCGATCCGTCCTGTTCCCCTGGGTCAGGTGGCGGGTCTGATGCCCGTGTTGTTAGCCAACAGACCAAGCATGACCGTTCCGCACAATTGAAAAAAAGACGATGGGGTGTTACAAAATGTAATGACCTTCCTGCGGCGATCCCTTCCTTCCATGAATGGCCTCTTCACGTTCGAGGCCGCGGCCCGCTGCGGCAGCTTTTCCAGGGCCGCCGACGAGCTGAACGTCACGCCGGCGGCGGTCAGCCGCATGATCTCGCGCCTGGAAGACCATCTCGACACGGTGCTGTTCGTCCGCCAGCCGGGCGGTGTGGTTCCGACGGAGACGGGACAGTTGCTGTTCGACGCGATCGCGCGCGGCTTCGCGGGCATCGAAAGCGCGCTGCGCGAGATCGAGGACCGGCGGACGGGCATGGAAACCGTGACGCTGTCGGTTTCGACCGGCTTCACCACGCACTGGATGATGCCGCGCATGGCGGACTTCAAGAGGGTGTTTCCGACGGTCGACCTGCGCTTCCAGCTTGTGATGGGCGCCTTGTCCGGCCCTGTGAACGATGTCGATCTCGGCATGCGCTTCGTCGATGGAGCCGACGAGCGCCACGAGGCGGTGTTCGTGATGCCCGAGATGCTGCTGCCGATCTGCAGCCCCGACTATCGGGCCGGCCACGGCGTGCACGACGGCAGGATCGGCGAGCCGGACACCAAGATCAACCTGAGCGACGCCCAGCCGGACTGGTCGCGGCTGTTCGCCCCCGCCGACGGCGGCACCTCGCAGAACTCCATGATCTTTTCCGATTACGCCATCGTGGTTCAGGCCGCGCTGCTCGGACAGGGCGTCGCGCTCGGATGGCTGAACGTCGTCGCCTACTGGTTGCGCACCCGCGCGCTGGTGCCGGCGCGCGAGCACCTGATGGTCACAGGCCGCCGCTGCCATCTCGTCCGGCTGCGCGACAAGCCGGCGCGCCCGATCGTGGGCAAGGTCCGCGACTGGATGATCGCCGAACTCACCGCCGACGTGGAGGCCGTCAGCGCGCTCTATCCGGCCCTGGAGATCGCCTCCGCCGCCGCGCGATCGGACAAGGCCGCACGGCAGGCCTGAGCGTCGCGGCAAGCCTGAGCCATCGCG of the Pseudoxanthobacter soli DSM 19599 genome contains:
- a CDS encoding LysR family transcriptional regulator produces the protein MTFLRRSLPSMNGLFTFEAAARCGSFSRAADELNVTPAAVSRMISRLEDHLDTVLFVRQPGGVVPTETGQLLFDAIARGFAGIESALREIEDRRTGMETVTLSVSTGFTTHWMMPRMADFKRVFPTVDLRFQLVMGALSGPVNDVDLGMRFVDGADERHEAVFVMPEMLLPICSPDYRAGHGVHDGRIGEPDTKINLSDAQPDWSRLFAPADGGTSQNSMIFSDYAIVVQAALLGQGVALGWLNVVAYWLRTRALVPAREHLMVTGRRCHLVRLRDKPARPIVGKVRDWMIAELTADVEAVSALYPALEIASAAARSDKAARQA